From Phragmites australis chromosome 5, lpPhrAust1.1, whole genome shotgun sequence, a single genomic window includes:
- the LOC133918968 gene encoding F-box/kelch-repeat protein At1g67480-like isoform X2 produces the protein MCSRARMQLKPPTRPKLYSGLMPQAERDPYRALIPGLPEDLAKICLALVPRSHFPVMGAVSKRWMSFLESKELIAVRKEVGKLEEMVYVLTADAGVKGPPHWEVLGSSGQKHSPLPRMPGATKAGFGVVVLDGKLVVIAGYAAGHGKTCVSDEVYQYDSFLNRWTVLAKMNVARCDFACAEVNGVIYVAGGFGPNGDSLSSVEVYDPEQNKWALIESLRRPRWGCFGCSFEGKLYVMGGRSSFTIGNSRFVDVYNPNNHAWGEVKNGCVMVTAHAVLGEKLFCMEWKNQRSLAVFNPADNSWQKIPVPLTVD, from the exons ATGTGCTCCCGTGCTAGAATGCAGCTCAAGCCTCCAACAAGGCCCAAGCTTTATTCAGGGCTTATGCCCCAAGCGGAACGCGATCCATACCGTGCTCTAATACCAGGCTTGCCTGAAGACTTGGCAAAGATATGTCTTGCCCTTGTTCCTCGTAGTCACTTCCCTGTCATGGGTGCAGTTTCCAAGAGGTGGATGTCATTCCTTGAGAGCAAGGAATTAATAGCTGTAAGGAAGGAAGTCGGGAAGCTTGAGGAGATGGTGTATGTCTTGACTGCAGATGCTGGTGTGAAGGGGCCTCCTCATTGGGAGGTTTTGGGGAGTTCAGGGCAAAAGCATAGTCCTCTTCCGCGTATGCCTGGAGCAACCAAAGCTGGGTTTGGTGTGGTTGTTCTTGATGGGAAGCTCGTCGTTATTGCTGGCTATGCTGCTGGCCATGGGAAGACCTGTGTTTCCGACGAGGTTTACCAATATGATTCTTTCCTCAACAG GTGGACTGTGCTTGCTAAGATGAATGTGGCTCGTTGCGACTTCGCCTGTGCAGAGGTCAATGGGGTGATATATGTTGCTGGTGGATTTGGTCCAAACGGTGATAGTTTATCTAGCGTTGAAGTTTATGACCCAGAACAGAATAAATGGGCATTGATTGAGAGCCTACGTAGGCCAAGGTGGGGTTGCTTTGGGTGCAGCTTTGAAGGAAAGCTTTATGTCATGGGTGGCCGTTCAAGCTTCACCATTGGCAACTCTCGTTTTGTTGATGTGTACAATCCTAATAACCATGCCTGGGGTGAGGTCAAGAATGGCTGTGTGATGGTCACGGCTCATGCTGTTCTTGGCGAGAAGCTCTTCTGCATGGAGTGGAAGAACCAGAGGTCTCTAGCGGTTTTCAACCCAGCTGATAATTCGTGGCAGAAGATCCCAGTGCCTCTTACAG TTGATTGA
- the LOC133918968 gene encoding F-box/kelch-repeat protein At1g67480-like isoform X1, producing MCSRARMQLKPPTRPKLYSGLMPQAERDPYRALIPGLPEDLAKICLALVPRSHFPVMGAVSKRWMSFLESKELIAVRKEVGKLEEMVYVLTADAGVKGPPHWEVLGSSGQKHSPLPRMPGATKAGFGVVVLDGKLVVIAGYAAGHGKTCVSDEVYQYDSFLNRWTVLAKMNVARCDFACAEVNGVIYVAGGFGPNGDSLSSVEVYDPEQNKWALIESLRRPRWGCFGCSFEGKLYVMGGRSSFTIGNSRFVDVYNPNNHAWGEVKNGCVMVTAHAVLGEKLFCMEWKNQRSLAVFNPADNSWQKIPVPLTGSSSTCFSFGIHDDKLLLFPLVEEPGYQTLMYDPTAPTGSEWCTSKFKPSGSCLCSVTIKA from the exons ATGTGCTCCCGTGCTAGAATGCAGCTCAAGCCTCCAACAAGGCCCAAGCTTTATTCAGGGCTTATGCCCCAAGCGGAACGCGATCCATACCGTGCTCTAATACCAGGCTTGCCTGAAGACTTGGCAAAGATATGTCTTGCCCTTGTTCCTCGTAGTCACTTCCCTGTCATGGGTGCAGTTTCCAAGAGGTGGATGTCATTCCTTGAGAGCAAGGAATTAATAGCTGTAAGGAAGGAAGTCGGGAAGCTTGAGGAGATGGTGTATGTCTTGACTGCAGATGCTGGTGTGAAGGGGCCTCCTCATTGGGAGGTTTTGGGGAGTTCAGGGCAAAAGCATAGTCCTCTTCCGCGTATGCCTGGAGCAACCAAAGCTGGGTTTGGTGTGGTTGTTCTTGATGGGAAGCTCGTCGTTATTGCTGGCTATGCTGCTGGCCATGGGAAGACCTGTGTTTCCGACGAGGTTTACCAATATGATTCTTTCCTCAACAG GTGGACTGTGCTTGCTAAGATGAATGTGGCTCGTTGCGACTTCGCCTGTGCAGAGGTCAATGGGGTGATATATGTTGCTGGTGGATTTGGTCCAAACGGTGATAGTTTATCTAGCGTTGAAGTTTATGACCCAGAACAGAATAAATGGGCATTGATTGAGAGCCTACGTAGGCCAAGGTGGGGTTGCTTTGGGTGCAGCTTTGAAGGAAAGCTTTATGTCATGGGTGGCCGTTCAAGCTTCACCATTGGCAACTCTCGTTTTGTTGATGTGTACAATCCTAATAACCATGCCTGGGGTGAGGTCAAGAATGGCTGTGTGATGGTCACGGCTCATGCTGTTCTTGGCGAGAAGCTCTTCTGCATGGAGTGGAAGAACCAGAGGTCTCTAGCGGTTTTCAACCCAGCTGATAATTCGTGGCAGAAGATCCCAGTGCCTCTTACAGGTAGTTCGAgcacttgtttttcttttgggaTACATGACGACAAGCTGCTGCTTTTCCCACTAGTGGAAGAGCCTGGGTATCAGACATTGATGTACGATCCCACTGCACCGACGGGATCTGAATGGTGCACATCTAAGTTCAAGCCATCAGGATCATGCCTGTGCAGTGTGACCATCAAAGCCTGA